In a genomic window of Drosophila takahashii strain IR98-3 E-12201 chromosome 3L, DtakHiC1v2, whole genome shotgun sequence:
- the LOC108068924 gene encoding uncharacterized protein, with product MENERMLKPTVTYHLFLYRVELARRNARQLRLSRTKIEITDELISNTVRNLKTCSMDDLKAVNRELLFKRKLRSNVSKLKKEAKRQQRREEKENQLESTKQD from the coding sequence ATGGAGAACGAAAGGATGCTGAAGCCCACTGTCACCTATCATCTGTTCTTGTACCGTGTGGAGTTGGCCCGTCGAAATGCCCGGCAGCTGCGGCTTTCCCGCACCAAGATCGAGATCACCGACGAGCTCATCTCGAATACGGTGCGCAATCTGAAGACGTGCAGCATGGACGACCTGAAGGCGGTCAACCGGGAGCTTCTGTTCAAGCGGAAACTGCGGAGCAACGTGTCCAAGCTGAAAAAGGAGGCCAAGCGGCAGCAGCGACgcgaggagaaggagaatCAACTGGAATCGACAAAACAGGATTAG
- the LOC108068921 gene encoding uncharacterized protein yields MESQRNSNNVNHRRGARPSVGYLLFQYQSELTRRHAEPTRLSRTKIHIIDGLVNRTIRHMKHCSMEDLKACKRELVYKEQLRDQLKNMRRKRSSSSSSANGSKNSAANTKENTPPIVKAPSTPPKPKPRSSTSGKPPRMDIFGPEIFV; encoded by the coding sequence ATGGAAAGCCAACGTAATAGCAACAACGTCAACCACCGACGCGGAGCTCGTCCGAGCGTGGGCTATCTGCTTTTCCAGTACCAGAGCGAACTGACCCGCCGTCATGCGGAACCCACGCGGCTGTCCCGCACCAAGATCCACATAATCGATGGCCTGGTAAATCGCACCATCCGCCACATGAAGCACTGCAGCATGGAGGATCTGAAGGCCTGCAAGCGGGAGTTGGTCTACAAGGAGCAGCTGCGTGATCAACTGAAGAACATGCGACGCAAACgatcctcatcctcctcctccgcgaATGGCAGTAAAAATAGTGCAGCGAACACCAAGGAAAATACTCCACCCATTGTCAAGGCGCCAAGTACTccaccgaaaccgaaaccccgATCCTCCACCTCCGGCAAGCCACCCAGGATGGACATCTTCGGGCCAGAGATCTTTGTCTAA
- the LOC108068923 gene encoding uncharacterized protein, with protein sequence MSDYSNNYYYGGNSQRAEKSVSYALYLHRRELGRPKRKMMRIASTKLQLTNELIQLQQRRQWETAFDLEFDAEASSQQMSALDREREYRDRLRSNMQRQLEKQQKRKRTFLQEIGKL encoded by the coding sequence ATGTCTGACTATTCTAACAACTACTACTACGGTGGCAACTCCCAGCGGGCGGAGAAATCCGTGAGCTATGCCCTCTATCTGCATCGAAGGGAGTTGGGTCGCCCCAAGCGCAAGATGATGCGGATAGCGAGCACCAAGCTGCAGCTGACAAACGAGCTCATCCAGCTGCAGCAGCGTCGCCAATGGGAGACGGCCTTTGACCTGGAGTTCGACGCGGAGGCCTCGTCCCAGCAGATGAGTGCCTTGGACCGGGAACGGGAGTATCGCGACCGATTGCGCAGCAATATGCAAAGGCAGCTCGAGAAGCAGCAGAAACGCAAGCGAACGTTTCTACAGGAAATCGGCAAGCTATAG